A genomic window from Arthrobacter globiformis includes:
- a CDS encoding glycosyltransferase: MIAHNGSDYLPRTLSALAAQTRPADTVIGVDTGSQDNSAALLQRAIGDANVITVNGGRTGMGGAVRAGLAALAPWNRRGTQDQSEWIWLLHDDAAPAPEALAELLHAVERAPSVTVAGCKQLDWNAKRRLIDVGLSTSRWAERLTLIEADELDQGQYDGRSDTFAVNSAGMLVRRDIWEHLKGFDPALPGTGDDVDFCWRNRLAGHRVVVVPSARMFHVSHRPHALGTASAARRAQVHLRLKHAPLWALPLHAAGALFGSLLRLVFSIAVKDPGYGFSQLLATAAALARPAALARGRRNAARTRRVRRSVVKALQTERREVWGHRRSLMEALGADDARASEDSNDPLEEQPSGDSTDDFAALSTNERGWVGNGAVAAVILATVASFAGLAALFQADAAAGGALLPVSARLEDIWHHASSWWIGLGAGLPGHGDPFGYVLWILGLLGGGNANGAVIWLLLLAMPLSGLTAWFAAGALTSYRRFRLAAALVWAAAPALQVAVNHGRIGALLAHLMMPLLVLALLRATGSAFGRGRFAPVLAGSLADQPPAKPGVNGTPSWTAAAAAGLALAVITAAAPSLLLPAAVGIILLSLVLGTRGRTIWWALLPSAALFVPFALSTLDRPRALLADPGLPLPFEAAPVWQQILGQPLSFDPAGGLAGLELFSGGSVPWALLLALLIGAPLLALAVTALFVPLRVHPDRRGRVARALWAAALLALAGGWLAAHVATAAGTQALIVPFTGPAVSAAVFALLGAAVVGGDGLLALAASGKGTVNPGAGGQNAVNQNTVNPGTAAGAGVRHGAVARSAAALALVLLLAGPLAGLAVWTVQNVMQQPADAAVHADTADLGTPRLVGPTDPRMLPATAVDRGEGPEQTRTLLISTGDDGTYSATLMRGGGTTLDSLSTIAAARDIRGNPGQESVRDDDEVTAALRTSVATLVAARGVDPRPELERLGVGFVVLRAADTAAQLTASRMDAVPGLTAVGPTDSGWLWRVTPLNGAVLQPADVAHRVRIVDTKGATIGLVPSDLTGAEASVPKGPEGRLLVLAERADPGWTAWLDGRKLTSTTSGWSQAFTLPPQAGQVTLRYESPWALWSGVLQAAVIGLTVLLALPMPARRPNTGLSRDEGSLRKEYQNA; the protein is encoded by the coding sequence GTGATCGCCCACAACGGCAGTGATTATCTGCCCAGGACACTTTCAGCGCTGGCGGCACAGACCCGGCCGGCGGACACCGTGATCGGGGTGGATACCGGCTCACAGGACAATTCGGCTGCCCTCCTGCAGCGCGCCATCGGCGACGCCAATGTCATAACCGTCAATGGCGGCAGGACGGGAATGGGCGGCGCCGTGCGGGCCGGCCTGGCCGCCCTGGCCCCCTGGAACCGGCGGGGCACGCAGGACCAGTCCGAATGGATCTGGCTGCTGCACGACGATGCGGCACCCGCCCCCGAGGCGTTGGCCGAACTCCTGCACGCCGTGGAGCGTGCCCCCTCCGTTACGGTCGCGGGCTGCAAGCAACTGGACTGGAACGCCAAACGGCGCCTCATCGACGTCGGGCTTTCCACCAGCCGCTGGGCCGAGCGGCTCACGCTGATCGAGGCGGACGAACTCGACCAGGGGCAGTACGACGGACGTTCCGACACCTTCGCCGTCAACTCCGCCGGCATGCTGGTTCGGCGGGACATCTGGGAGCACCTCAAAGGGTTTGACCCCGCGCTTCCCGGCACGGGCGACGACGTCGACTTCTGCTGGCGGAACCGGCTGGCCGGGCACCGGGTGGTGGTGGTCCCCAGCGCGAGGATGTTCCACGTCTCCCACCGGCCGCACGCGCTTGGCACGGCCTCGGCCGCACGCCGCGCACAGGTCCACCTGCGGCTAAAGCACGCCCCGCTGTGGGCGCTGCCGCTGCACGCCGCCGGCGCCCTCTTCGGGAGCCTCCTCCGGCTGGTCTTCAGCATCGCCGTGAAGGATCCCGGCTACGGCTTTTCGCAACTCCTGGCCACGGCGGCGGCCCTCGCCAGGCCCGCCGCCCTCGCCCGTGGACGGCGCAACGCTGCCCGCACCCGCCGCGTCCGCCGGTCCGTGGTCAAAGCCCTGCAGACCGAACGGCGCGAAGTGTGGGGCCACCGACGCTCCCTGATGGAAGCGCTTGGCGCGGACGACGCCCGGGCCTCCGAGGACAGCAACGATCCGCTGGAGGAGCAGCCCAGCGGCGACTCGACGGACGACTTCGCAGCCCTGTCCACGAACGAGCGGGGCTGGGTGGGCAACGGTGCCGTCGCCGCCGTGATCCTTGCCACCGTGGCGTCCTTCGCCGGCCTTGCCGCGCTTTTCCAGGCCGACGCCGCCGCCGGCGGAGCGCTCCTGCCGGTCTCAGCCCGCCTGGAGGACATCTGGCACCACGCCTCCAGCTGGTGGATCGGACTGGGCGCCGGACTTCCGGGGCACGGCGACCCCTTCGGCTACGTCCTCTGGATCCTCGGCCTGCTGGGCGGAGGCAACGCCAACGGTGCCGTCATCTGGCTCCTTCTGCTGGCCATGCCGCTCTCCGGCCTGACTGCCTGGTTCGCCGCCGGTGCCCTGACCTCCTACCGCCGCTTCCGGCTGGCGGCTGCCCTGGTCTGGGCCGCGGCGCCCGCCCTGCAGGTGGCCGTCAACCATGGGCGCATCGGAGCCCTGCTGGCGCACCTCATGATGCCGCTGCTGGTCCTCGCACTGCTGCGGGCTACCGGCTCCGCGTTCGGACGCGGCCGTTTCGCCCCCGTTCTGGCGGGCAGTCTCGCGGACCAGCCGCCAGCCAAGCCCGGCGTCAATGGCACGCCGTCGTGGACGGCAGCCGCGGCCGCCGGGCTGGCGCTGGCGGTCATCACGGCTGCCGCCCCGTCGCTCCTGCTGCCGGCCGCCGTTGGCATCATCCTCCTGAGCCTGGTGCTGGGGACACGCGGACGCACGATCTGGTGGGCGCTCCTGCCGAGCGCTGCGCTGTTTGTGCCGTTTGCGCTGTCCACCCTCGACCGGCCCAGGGCGCTGTTGGCCGACCCTGGACTGCCGCTGCCCTTCGAAGCTGCTCCGGTGTGGCAGCAGATCCTGGGCCAGCCGCTCAGTTTCGACCCCGCCGGCGGTCTCGCCGGGCTGGAACTCTTTTCCGGCGGCTCCGTTCCCTGGGCGCTGCTGCTGGCCCTCCTGATCGGAGCCCCGCTGCTGGCGCTGGCCGTTACCGCGCTCTTTGTTCCGCTGCGGGTCCACCCGGACCGCCGCGGGCGTGTCGCCAGGGCCCTCTGGGCAGCGGCGTTGCTTGCGCTGGCTGGCGGATGGCTGGCAGCGCACGTCGCCACCGCGGCCGGCACCCAGGCGCTCATTGTGCCTTTCACCGGTCCGGCCGTTTCCGCTGCCGTGTTCGCCCTGCTGGGGGCCGCCGTCGTCGGCGGTGACGGCCTGCTGGCGCTTGCCGCTTCCGGCAAGGGCACTGTGAACCCGGGCGCTGGGGGCCAGAACGCCGTGAACCAGAACACCGTGAACCCGGGCACTGCCGCTGGCGCGGGAGTGCGGCACGGCGCAGTGGCCCGCAGTGCTGCGGCGCTGGCGCTGGTGCTCCTGCTCGCCGGGCCGCTGGCCGGGCTGGCGGTCTGGACCGTGCAGAATGTCATGCAGCAGCCCGCCGACGCAGCGGTCCACGCTGACACGGCAGACCTCGGGACGCCCCGGCTCGTGGGCCCCACGGACCCACGGATGCTGCCCGCTACCGCGGTGGACCGCGGCGAGGGGCCGGAGCAGACCCGAACGCTGCTGATCAGCACCGGCGACGACGGAACGTACAGTGCCACCCTCATGCGCGGAGGGGGCACCACACTGGACAGCCTCTCAACCATCGCGGCCGCCCGGGACATCAGGGGCAATCCCGGGCAGGAATCGGTCCGCGACGACGACGAAGTCACCGCGGCGCTGCGCACCAGCGTGGCCACCCTGGTGGCTGCCCGCGGCGTAGACCCGCGGCCCGAACTGGAGCGGCTCGGCGTCGGATTCGTCGTCCTGCGCGCCGCGGACACGGCAGCGCAGCTGACCGCCAGCCGGATGGACGCGGTTCCCGGACTGACGGCCGTGGGGCCCACCGATTCGGGCTGGCTCTGGCGTGTGACCCCGCTTAACGGCGCGGTGCTGCAGCCGGCCGACGTCGCCCATCGTGTACGCATCGTCGACACCAAGGGCGCCACGATCGGCCTCGTTCCGTCAGATCTGACCGGCGCCGAAGCCTCGGTGCCGAAGGGGCCTGAGGGCCGGCTGCTGGTACTCGCCGAACGCGCAGATCCCGGCTGGACCGCCTGGCTCGACGGTCGCAAACTGACCTCCACCACCTCCGGCTGGTCCCAAGCGTTCACACTGCCCCCGCAGGCCGGCCAGGTGACACTCCGCTACGAAAGCCCGTGGGCACTCTGGTCGGGCGTCCTCCAGGCCGCCGTCATTGGCCTGACAGTCCTGCTGGCGCTTCCGATGCCGGCCCGGCGCCCCAACACCGGCCTGTCCAGGGACGAAGGCTCCCTGCGTAAGGAATACCAGAATGCATGA
- a CDS encoding DUF3499 domain-containing protein: MGAIRQCSRSACRQSAVATLTYVYADSTAVLGPLATYAEPHCYDLCEQHAGSLTVPRGWEVLRLAMPSQPPQPGPDDLLALADAVREAASRPAAPAPGQRAAHSALEAPAATEGTRRGHLRILREPS; this comes from the coding sequence GTGGGTGCAATACGTCAGTGTTCCAGGTCAGCCTGCCGCCAGTCAGCGGTGGCAACTCTGACGTACGTCTACGCGGACTCGACGGCCGTCCTCGGCCCGCTGGCAACCTACGCGGAGCCGCACTGCTACGACCTTTGCGAGCAGCATGCCGGTTCGCTGACCGTCCCGCGCGGCTGGGAAGTGCTCCGCCTCGCCATGCCCTCGCAGCCGCCCCAGCCCGGCCCCGACGACCTTCTCGCCCTGGCCGACGCCGTCCGTGAGGCAGCGTCCCGCCCGGCGGCCCCGGCTCCGGGCCAGCGCGCCGCGCACTCGGCGCTGGAGGCACCCGCCGCAACCGAAGGCACACGCCGCGGCCACCTGCGCATCCTGCGCGAACCGTCCTAA
- a CDS encoding DUF5719 family protein, translated as MHEEENDGGTPAKRGSGPVVRATGGNASGPRSSGASRIAGRRGIVAGVLSGVVILAAGGGVVAATTLAPQPSSARSLDPAEAAVPAGSVQDVCPAPARLLEGTPVGTDPQFSPESATAKSTVSAAVVSSAGGSLPGSALFALKGSELQRIAKAPASATAPAGSSGVIAGVIEEEPVDDVSVLSADALANRQPAAAALMAYTATDGDLQGSAAAACQAPSNDLWLSGANTAVGRSSVINLTNASTTPATVNLELYGKAGQVKASGSRGLLVGPKSTRSIVLAGLAPGEERLSVHVRSSGGPVSAFIQQSVLRGLTSGGVDFIAPGISAAPSQVMTGIDIQDAGDVKSLTGESGFDDAGPSLQITVPGPSDAVVEVKLFGRAGQQALPGGGVVTAKAGTVTEVPLAGVPAGKYTVSATSDVSIVAAARVSRGLKASQSLDFAWLPATAQLGSQHIVPLPQGGERQLVFGALDDRATISYTPITADGKLRTAATADIAAGTTTTLMAADKIGNSAVVGYVVSASGGAAYGTVLLEREGRNDVSTVAIAPGAEGQEKVPVTLGY; from the coding sequence ATGCATGAGGAAGAGAACGACGGCGGGACTCCGGCTAAGCGGGGCAGCGGACCGGTAGTCCGGGCTACTGGAGGCAACGCTTCCGGACCCCGGTCCAGCGGTGCCAGCCGCATTGCCGGCCGCCGCGGCATCGTGGCGGGGGTGCTCTCCGGTGTGGTCATCCTCGCCGCTGGCGGCGGCGTTGTAGCGGCAACCACCCTGGCGCCGCAGCCGTCGTCGGCCAGGTCGCTCGATCCGGCGGAAGCGGCTGTGCCGGCCGGAAGCGTCCAGGACGTCTGCCCTGCCCCGGCGCGGCTCCTCGAAGGAACGCCGGTAGGGACCGACCCCCAGTTCAGCCCCGAATCCGCCACGGCCAAGAGTACCGTGTCCGCGGCGGTGGTCAGCTCGGCGGGCGGCAGTCTTCCCGGCAGCGCGCTTTTCGCGCTGAAGGGGTCCGAGCTGCAGCGGATCGCCAAGGCTCCCGCCTCGGCGACGGCTCCCGCAGGCTCCTCCGGAGTGATCGCCGGGGTGATCGAAGAGGAACCCGTGGACGACGTCAGCGTGCTGTCCGCGGACGCCCTCGCCAACCGGCAGCCGGCGGCGGCAGCCCTCATGGCCTACACGGCAACGGACGGGGACCTGCAGGGATCGGCGGCGGCCGCCTGCCAGGCGCCCTCGAACGACCTGTGGCTCAGCGGCGCCAACACCGCGGTGGGCCGCAGCAGCGTCATCAATCTCACAAATGCCTCCACCACCCCTGCAACGGTGAACCTTGAGCTTTACGGAAAAGCCGGCCAGGTCAAGGCCTCGGGCAGCCGCGGCCTGCTGGTGGGACCAAAGTCGACGCGCTCAATCGTCCTGGCCGGTCTCGCACCCGGTGAAGAACGGCTGAGCGTGCACGTCCGAAGCTCCGGCGGGCCCGTCAGCGCCTTCATTCAGCAGAGCGTGCTGCGTGGGCTGACCTCCGGCGGCGTGGATTTCATCGCACCGGGGATCTCCGCGGCTCCGTCCCAGGTGATGACAGGCATCGACATCCAGGATGCCGGGGACGTGAAGTCACTGACCGGCGAATCGGGTTTTGACGACGCCGGACCGTCGCTGCAGATCACCGTTCCCGGCCCGTCGGATGCAGTCGTGGAGGTCAAGCTGTTTGGCCGCGCCGGGCAGCAGGCACTCCCGGGCGGAGGCGTTGTCACGGCCAAGGCCGGCACCGTCACCGAAGTGCCCCTGGCGGGCGTTCCTGCCGGCAAGTACACCGTTTCCGCCACGTCGGACGTCAGCATCGTGGCCGCCGCGCGCGTGAGCCGGGGCCTGAAGGCCAGCCAGAGCCTGGACTTCGCATGGTTGCCGGCCACCGCCCAGCTTGGCAGCCAGCACATAGTCCCGCTTCCCCAGGGCGGTGAGCGGCAGTTGGTCTTCGGCGCCCTGGACGACAGGGCCACCATTTCCTACACGCCGATCACGGCCGACGGGAAACTCCGCACCGCGGCGACCGCGGACATCGCGGCCGGCACCACCACAACCCTCATGGCAGCCGACAAGATCGGCAACTCGGCCGTCGTCGGATACGTGGTGTCCGCCTCCGGCGGAGCGGCGTACGGCACTGTGCTGCTGGAACGGGAAGGCCGGAACGATGTTTCCACCGTGGCCATCGCTCCGGGCGCAGAGGGCCAGGAAAAAGTACCGGTGACGCTGGGCTACTAG
- a CDS encoding Trm112 family protein: protein MPKISPELLSVLRCPVTGSALTQEGEELVSTSAAEGGERLRYAIEDGIPLLLPPELRAAASAARSDQHDAGPAAAAPTA from the coding sequence ATGCCAAAGATCAGTCCTGAACTGTTGTCCGTTCTGCGGTGCCCGGTCACCGGATCGGCTCTGACCCAGGAGGGCGAGGAACTCGTTTCAACCTCGGCGGCGGAGGGCGGCGAACGGCTGCGGTACGCCATCGAAGACGGCATTCCGCTGCTGCTTCCCCCGGAACTCCGCGCCGCAGCCTCGGCCGCCCGGTCAGACCAGCACGACGCCGGCCCCGCAGCGGCCGCCCCCACCGCCTAA
- a CDS encoding metallopeptidase family protein, with amino-acid sequence MQSSHHASGFTVRLADPETSGDAAGVPAGRSFTQRRRNRHGRGLRGELLLPTLPGYRSRSDRFDELVMDSAQRLHDIWGKPLDGVRFAVDEIPPNLEQLVADGSPAPLGCYTPATEDEGPIITLYRRVVEQACPVKEELQDLVHDVVVEHTAEMLGVAPETLDPVYRRRY; translated from the coding sequence ATGCAGTCATCGCACCATGCTTCGGGTTTCACGGTCCGGTTGGCTGACCCGGAAACGTCTGGGGACGCCGCCGGGGTCCCCGCTGGCCGGAGCTTCACGCAGCGCCGGCGCAACCGGCACGGCCGCGGCCTCCGGGGCGAACTGCTGCTGCCCACACTCCCCGGCTACCGAAGCCGCTCGGACCGGTTTGATGAACTCGTCATGGACTCAGCCCAGCGGCTCCATGACATCTGGGGCAAGCCGCTCGACGGCGTCCGGTTCGCCGTCGACGAGATCCCGCCGAACCTGGAACAGCTGGTGGCCGACGGCTCGCCCGCTCCCCTGGGCTGCTACACCCCGGCCACCGAGGACGAGGGCCCCATCATCACGCTGTACCGCCGCGTGGTTGAGCAGGCCTGCCCCGTCAAGGAGGAACTCCAGGACCTGGTGCATGACGTGGTGGTGGAACACACCGCCGAAATGCTGGGCGTCGCCCCGGAAACACTGGACCCGGTGTACCGCCGGCGTTACTAG
- the ahcY gene encoding adenosylhomocysteinase, protein MTFDYKVADISLAEAGRHQIRLAEHEMPGLMSLRREFGPSQPLKGARIAGSLHMTVQTAVLIETLTALGAEVRWASCNIFSTQDEAAAAVVVGTGTVENPQGVPVFAWKGETLEEYWSTAEQILTWPGADTNPELGPNMILDDGGDATLLLHRGVEFEAAGAVPAATANDPEEYGIVLDVLRRTLAEDPKKWTRLAAGIHGVSEETTTGVHRLYQLAEQGKLLFPAINVNDSVTKSKFDNKYGIRHSLPDGLNRATDVLIGGKVAVVCGYGDVGKGAAEALRGQGARVIVTEIDPICALQAAMDGYQVAKLESVLDQGDIFITTTGNKDVIMAEHMAGMKNKAIVGNIGHFDNEIDMAGLGRIPGIRKVEIKPQVHEWVFGGDSADSTRSIIVLSEGRLLNLGNATGHPSFVMSNSFANQTIAQIELFTKKDQPEGEREYENQVYVLPKILDEKVARLHLDALGVELTELSKDQADYLDVDVAGPYKPEHYRY, encoded by the coding sequence ATGACGTTCGATTACAAGGTTGCCGACATCTCCCTGGCCGAGGCCGGGCGCCACCAGATCCGCCTCGCCGAGCACGAGATGCCGGGGCTCATGTCGCTGCGCAGGGAATTCGGACCGAGCCAGCCCCTCAAGGGCGCCCGCATCGCCGGGTCGCTGCACATGACTGTGCAGACCGCAGTGCTCATCGAGACCCTCACCGCACTCGGCGCCGAGGTCCGCTGGGCCTCCTGCAACATCTTCTCCACCCAGGACGAGGCCGCCGCCGCAGTGGTTGTGGGCACCGGCACCGTGGAGAACCCGCAGGGCGTTCCCGTGTTTGCCTGGAAGGGCGAAACGCTGGAGGAATACTGGTCGACCGCTGAGCAGATCCTCACCTGGCCCGGTGCCGACACGAACCCTGAGCTGGGCCCGAACATGATTCTCGACGACGGCGGCGACGCCACGCTGCTGCTGCACCGCGGCGTGGAGTTCGAGGCAGCCGGGGCCGTTCCGGCCGCCACGGCCAACGACCCCGAGGAATACGGGATCGTCCTTGACGTCCTGCGCCGGACGCTGGCCGAGGACCCGAAGAAGTGGACCCGGCTCGCCGCCGGCATCCACGGCGTCAGCGAGGAAACCACCACGGGCGTGCACCGCCTCTACCAGCTCGCCGAACAGGGCAAGCTGCTCTTCCCGGCCATCAACGTCAACGACTCCGTGACGAAGAGTAAGTTCGACAACAAGTACGGCATCCGGCACTCGCTGCCGGACGGCCTCAACCGGGCCACCGATGTCCTCATCGGCGGCAAGGTCGCCGTCGTCTGTGGCTACGGCGACGTCGGCAAGGGTGCCGCCGAGGCGCTCCGCGGCCAGGGCGCCCGCGTTATCGTCACCGAAATCGATCCCATCTGTGCGCTTCAGGCAGCCATGGACGGCTACCAGGTGGCCAAGCTGGAGAGCGTGCTGGACCAGGGGGACATCTTCATCACCACCACGGGCAACAAGGACGTCATCATGGCCGAGCACATGGCCGGCATGAAGAACAAGGCTATCGTGGGCAACATCGGGCACTTCGACAACGAAATCGACATGGCGGGCCTCGGCCGGATCCCCGGCATCCGGAAGGTCGAGATCAAGCCCCAGGTCCACGAATGGGTCTTTGGCGGCGACTCGGCGGACAGCACCCGGTCCATCATCGTCCTGTCCGAAGGGCGGCTGCTGAACCTGGGCAACGCCACCGGCCACCCGTCGTTCGTCATGAGCAACTCCTTCGCCAACCAGACCATCGCGCAGATCGAGCTGTTCACCAAGAAGGACCAGCCCGAAGGCGAGCGGGAATACGAAAACCAGGTCTACGTGCTGCCCAAGATCCTCGACGAGAAGGTCGCACGCCTGCACCTCGATGCCCTGGGTGTTGAGCTGACCGAACTGTCCAAGGACCAGGCCGACTACCTGGACGTGGACGTGGCCGGCCCGTACAAGCCCGAGCACTACCGCTACTAG